From Catharus ustulatus isolate bCatUst1 chromosome 6, bCatUst1.pri.v2, whole genome shotgun sequence, a single genomic window includes:
- the LOC116997666 gene encoding LOW QUALITY PROTEIN: mas-related G-protein coupled receptor member A2-like (The sequence of the model RefSeq protein was modified relative to this genomic sequence to represent the inferred CDS: inserted 1 base in 1 codon) encodes MEVTTVSPSPASPTEGDDLCETDVTNVXIRSVALLFCLCGLAGNGTVIYFLSLKIRYTGIFNLAVADFLFLLFMVPCALLFLVEDMSCSPIVPLMYLSFLFQLSVVSYLWGLFQLILISNVASLYKVLQFCCRNNLPLRLLMVVASVQGWTFFTLFTVIPLVTSLCPSYQQEQCRASLISMYIVILLLFLAPAVISHTIDIIRAKRGSRKQQLKRRHIVIFIIVLFTLLLIFCNFLQQLGYFPVSSEVFFLLTCIHSRIKPFIYFLAGKCSSPCSVESLQLSLHKVFEQQKD; translated from the exons ATGGAGGTGACCACCGTGTCCCCATCTCCTGCCTCACCCACTGAAGGGGACGATCTCTGTGAGACAGATGTCACCAATG ACATACGCAGTGTGGCACTGCTCTTCTGCCTctgtgggctggctgggaaCGGAACTGTCATCTACTTCCTCAGCCTGAAAATCCGTTACACCGGCATCTTTAACCTGGCTGTTGCCgacttcctcttccttctgttcATGGTCCCCTGTGCTCTCCTCTTCCTGGTGGAGGACATGTCCTGCTCTCCTATTGTGCCTTTGATGTACCTGAgcttccttttccagctgtcagTGGTCTCCTACCTGTGGGGGCTGTTCCAGCTGATCCTCATCAGCAATGTTGCCAGTTTGTACAAGGTATTACAGTTCTGCTGCCGCAATAACCTTCCTCTGCGTCTGTTGATGGTGGTTGCcagtgtccaaggctggacCTTCTTTACTCTCTTCACTGTCATTCCCTTGGTGACTTCCCTGTGCCCATCAtaccagcaggagcagtgcagggcatCTCTCATCTCCATGTACATCGTCATCCTGCTCCTGTTTCTTGCACCCGCAGTCATTTCCCACACAATCGACATCATCAGGGCCAAACGTGGCTCCAGGAAGCAGCAACTCAAGAGGCGACACATCGTTATCTTCATCATTGTGCTCTTCACTCTCCTCCTCATCTTCTGCAATTTCCTACAGCAGCTCGGATATTTCCCTGTGTCCTCcgaggtttttttcctgctcacctGCATCCACAGCAGAATCAAACCCTTCATCTACTTCTTGGCAGGGAAGTGCTCAAGTCCCTGCTCCGTGGagtctctccagctctccctccaTAAGGTTTTTGAGCAGCAAAAAGATTAA
- the LOC116997665 gene encoding mas-related G-protein coupled receptor member H-like isoform X2: MEVTTVSPSPASSTEGDDLCETDGTSVAIHSVTLLICLCGLFGNGAVICLLSLKARNAIIFDLAFIEFLFLLFTVPSTILFLVEDVSCTPIMPLTYVNFLFQLSALSYFWGLYRMTHSSIVVNMYDLCKLYCCCKLPMRLWWVLDTVQFWAFFALFTLIPTLTSLCPSHEQEQCRAALISIYATILLLFAAPVVISRTIDFIKAKRGSQQQQHETRDNVIFIIVLFTLLLVLFNFLQDLGYISVPTQVFFLINCIHSSIKPFIYFLVGRCWSPCSIRSLRLSLQRVFEEKKEKKAARRNDAPRDTGV, encoded by the coding sequence ATGGAGGTGACCACCGTGTCCCCATCTCCTGCCTCATCCACTGAAGGGGACGATCTCTGTGAGACAGATGGCACCAGCGTGGCCATACACAGTGTGACACTGCTCATCTGCCTCTGTGGGCTGTTTGGGAACGGGGCTGTCATCTGCCTCCTCAGCCTGAAAGCGCGTAACGCTATCATCTTCGACCTGGCTTTCATCGagttcctcttccttctcttcacGGTGCCCTCCACCATTCTTTTCCTGGTGGAGGATGTGTCCTGCACACCTATCATGCCCCTGACATATGTGAacttccttttccagctgtcagCGCTCTCCTACTTCTGGGGGCTGTACAGGATGACACACAGCAGCATTGTGGTCAATATGTACGACCTCTGCAAACTCTACTGCTGCTGTAAACTTCCTATGCGTCTGTGGTGGGTGTTGGACACTGTCCAATTCTGGGCCTTCTTTGCTCTCTTCACTCTCATTCCCACGCTGACTTCCCTGTGCCCATCACACGAACAGGAGCAGTGCCGGGCAGCTCTCATCTCCATATATGCCACCATCCTGCTCCTCTTTGCTGCTCCTGTGGTCATTTCCCGCACAATCGACTTCATCAAGGCCAAACgtggctcccagcagcagcaacacgAGACACGAGACAATGTTATCTTCATCATTGTGCTCTTCACTCTCCTCCTCGTCCTTTTCAATTTTCTGCAGGACCTTGGTTACATCTCTGTGCCCacccaggtttttttcctgatcaaCTGCATCCACAGTAGCATCAAACCCTTCATCTACTTCTTGgtggggaggtgctggagtcCCTGCTCCATACGGTCCCTCCGGCTCTCCCTCCAGAGGGTCTttgaggagaagaaggaaaaaaaagctgcccGCAGAAATGATgcccccagggacacaggggtcTGA
- the LOC116997665 gene encoding mas-related G-protein coupled receptor member H-like isoform X1, which produces MEVTTVCPSPASPTEGDDLCEINVSNVAIHSVTLLISLCGLAGNGAVLWFYSLDVGNHDILHLALADFLILLFTVPSALLFLVEDLSCSIIMPLMYLNFLYQLSQLSCFWGLFRLMLSSYVVNIFDLCERYFMSSIFNRLWWLVDGVQYWAFFALFTLMPTLTSLCPSDEQGHCRAALISMYAVILLLFVAPMVVSRAIDIIKAKRGSRKQQLETRDIVVFIIVLFTLLLVLFNFLQQLDYILVPTQVVSLLNCIYSSIKPFIYFVAGRCWSPWSREFLWVSRPSIFRRRKQTLLTVMMPPGIRRSEPVDPFHCSAKGPWHVFP; this is translated from the coding sequence ATGGAGGTGACCACCGTGTGCCCATCTCCTGCCTCACCCACTGAAGGGGACGATCTCTGTGAGATAAATGTCAGCAACGTGGCCATACACAGTGTGACACTGCTCATCTCCCTctgtgggctggctgggaaCGGGGCTGTCCTCTGGTTCTACAGCCTGGATGTTGGTAACCACGACATCTTACACCTGGCTCTTGCCGACTTCCTCATCCTTCTTTTCACGGTCCCCTCCGCCCTCCTTTTCCTGGTGGAGGACCTGTCCTGCTCCATTATCATGCCCTTGATGTACCTGAACTTCCTTTACCAGCTGTCACAGCTCTCCTGCTTCTGGGGGCTGTTCCGGCTGATGCTCTCCAGCTATGTGGTCAATATTTTCGACCTGTGTGAACGCTACTTCATGTCCAGCATCTTCAATCGCCTGTGGTGGCTGGTGGATGGTGTCCAATACTGGGCCTTCTTTGCTCTCTTCACTCTCATGCCAACACTGACTTCCCTGTGCCCATCAGACgagcagggacactgcagggcagctctcatCTCCATGTACGCCGTCATCCTGCTCCTCTTTGTTGCCCCCATGGTCGTTTCCCGTGCAATCGACATCATCAAGGCCAAACGTGGCTCCAGGAAGCAGCAACTCGAGACGCGAGACATCGTTGTCTTCATCATTGTGCTCTTCACTCTCCTCCTTGTCCTCTTCAATTTCCTGCAGCAACTCGATTACATCCTTGTGCCCACCCAGGTTGTTTCCCTGCTCAACTGCATCTACAGCAGCATCAAACCCTTCATCTACTTCgtggcagggaggtgctggagtccGTGGTCCAGGGAGTTCCTCTGGGTCTCCCGCCCGAGTATTTTCAGGAGAAGGAAGCAAACACTGCTGACAGTGATGATGCCCCCAGGGATACGGAGGTCTGAGCCTGTTGATCCCTTCCACTGCTCTGCTAAAGGACCTTGGCACGTCTTTCCTTGA